In the genome of Candidatus Shapirobacteria bacterium, one region contains:
- a CDS encoding response regulator yields the protein MKKILIVDDDEAILEVLKAITEMAGYGVQTATCGEEALTVVQNERPDLIVLDMLMPGISGKQVCEYLKMNPKTKRIPVVMISANLRDQDFRQKPWAEEFLEKPLDMDRYLKTISRELEKTGAIA from the coding sequence ATGAAAAAAATTCTTATTGTTGATGATGATGAGGCAATTTTGGAAGTCTTGAAAGCGATAACGGAAATGGCGGGTTACGGCGTACAAACGGCAACATGTGGGGAAGAAGCTTTGACAGTGGTTCAAAATGAGCGACCGGACCTGATAGTTTTGGATATGCTAATGCCAGGGATTAGTGGGAAACAAGTGTGCGAATACTTAAAAATGAATCCAAAGACTAAAAGAATTCCGGTAGTGATGATTTCCGCTAATCTAAGAGATCAAGACTTTAGGCAGAAACCCTGGGCGGAAGAATTTTTGGAAAAACCGCTTGATATGGACAGATATCTGAAAACAATTTCCAGAGAATTGGAGAAAACGGGGGCTATTGCCTGA
- a CDS encoding response regulator transcription factor, whose protein sequence is MKSKILLVEDNVDLQTPLKTFLLENNYLVDQAFTGGQALKKFEENTPDLVILDLGLPDISGETVCSRFKQYSPELPVIILTAKNTPKDAAKGLGLGADDYVPKPFDLDELLARIKTRLRQPGVGSKLTVADLTINTKTYDVTRGDKKISLSPTEFNLLEYLMMNQGKVVSREAILNRVWSYDFEVQTRVIDVYIGYLRKKVDGQSKHKLIQCVRGFGYTIRQ, encoded by the coding sequence ATGAAAAGTAAAATCCTTCTAGTAGAAGACAACGTAGACTTGCAAACCCCCCTAAAAACTTTTCTTTTAGAAAACAATTACTTGGTAGACCAGGCTTTTACGGGCGGCCAGGCCCTAAAAAAATTTGAAGAAAACACTCCTGACCTGGTAATACTCGACTTGGGTTTGCCCGATATCTCCGGTGAAACCGTTTGCTCCAGATTTAAACAATATTCCCCCGAGCTTCCCGTAATTATTTTGACCGCCAAAAATACTCCAAAAGACGCTGCCAAAGGCTTGGGTCTGGGCGCTGACGATTATGTCCCCAAACCATTTGATCTGGATGAATTGTTGGCCAGGATCAAGACTCGCTTGCGTCAACCCGGAGTAGGCTCCAAATTAACCGTTGCCGACCTTACTATCAACACCAAAACCTATGACGTTACCCGAGGTGATAAAAAAATCAGTCTTAGTCCGACAGAATTTAATTTGCTCGAGTACCTAATGATGAATCAAGGTAAAGTCGTAAGCCGCGAGGCAATTCTAAATCGTGTCTGGTCTTATGATTTTGAAGTTCAGACTCGGGTAATCGATGTGTATATCGGTTATCTTCGCAAAAAAGTCGATGGTCAATCCAAACATAAGTTAATCCAGTGTGTTCGGGGCTTTGGTTATACCATCAGGCAATAG
- a CDS encoding Ig-like domain-containing protein yields the protein MLRKVLLFFFCFLVLKPTSVYSATTISRSITSGPNDSKVTNGVFSATDTTAQLGRANNNPTRFFFLFTNVTVPQGSTIDSAYMGFTATGSNAGTVSLLVAAQNISSPTAPASVDEFTTFQGNLTSSTIPWTNLPSVGWGVGFTSPDFSTIIAEIVNRQDWVSGNSIQIFINDNNSAAWSNRTVIMGNHTGAEAKPSLVITYSVPVVIPNSPSSLSQYRSDGSTALAAGETTPENQVVLKFSMDSENSSDTLTPEVEVRQIGVSFDGTPNYFGLPLEYVGPAVTGSVPVTGLTYGQSYHWQSRITNSAGSSPFVAAGSSPDFIVGPLVPTTSDNTDSSWHSGIVSVTLTCTNVGGPGCASTYYTTDGSIPSLSSSSGNTVSFFMDGVYTLKYFSTDTNGVAESPKTASNTVKIDTTPPSGGSLSYNDGFYVNPSVSFTAVDGTDSGSGIDTSSRVFYRRLATMTDQICGSYGSWSTIDLSGTYPNYSDDTVVLGNCYQYKYDVGDNLANETTYTSNNTAKIEDIANLTVANFSKSIASGSHDCHLIVDTFHNTETTAQLGKSSNQSTNHFFLFENVTIARGTNLSSAKLRLTLSGSGADTVNVRIKAVNAASPTIPTDSATFLTKQEQLTSQYVDWSAVPLGTFGTGITSPDLTSVLQTVINRSDWVSGNSILLWVGNNNSTTWSTSTFFTADYTGSEPKPTLDISYVYSNSSPTPQNDSIVTNTQATFSPLSNDTDPDNDVLTLDSVSAPGHGTAVISGTQIIYTPTAGFLGDDTFTYTVSDGNNHTAQASVSVEVLANPIYYTLSFTADKSAVPSLYYQQLTYLVHLGTVDEATVTTGDTTVVSHYSSLTGDLWFTSPQNSFELLIKNPSDPTVFTVSKSALKDHKSFAWSHGMDDNVNLAAQVALLNSKNWRGTFNLIGNIIQDARNESWIYDKPVLTTLLQQGWALSNHTYNHQCVGDQISDPEFMENTILNGYNKIMEIVSASSVPGYKVLGFAAPCFVSAYDAYVLAMRTAAATSIMYNESQSNGLMRIDQDAASYSNSGRVALAVDSDTIKIGRDMSIETDYSVTNSIMDWMSANASSSRHFWLNTLTHGNKEASLGQVIDHVYDNYGPGGSDEVWVAPATEIYSYFLVRDKTVLSTPTSVNVADGSPPAITSVSLSDYDNNSASFTWHTDLLTSSKVVFGVNSSVPSATDEEDISTRVYNHSVQIGSLLSCTKYYYRTVSTSAYSATGQSSIASFITTGCPNSATVLDSNILSVAANIGATQSFSNSDGSLVVNIPSGFSQSNATFQALQLNKDPIIASISAPSNHQLIGNFLVRLSALTSASSTISQFELPLSITLSYGADDVTNINESGLKIYRHDGSLWHELDNCTVNQNSRTVTCQTSDFSIFGIFGPPLPPSPTPTLTPTPTSTPTSSPTSTATPAANSATTSQASSNATNSVPGCSDPQPASIPDLFQINVTATTAKLFFTPISDTTEFYISFSALPTAEDHGARVSLAREGVQNFTVNSLKPNTTYYFKLRGQNGCQTGVWSNIVKAKTIQKDTGKPQTYYKKTTILKKIISKIVSVISPKTPSKNPASKQSPSPPPSLVVADTPTPKPAKTPLPQKTCFLWWCW from the coding sequence ATGTTGCGGAAAGTGCTTTTGTTCTTTTTTTGTTTTCTTGTCCTGAAACCCACGTCCGTTTATTCTGCTACCACCATTTCCAGGTCAATCACTTCCGGCCCAAACGACTCAAAGGTAACCAACGGTGTCTTTTCTGCCACCGATACCACCGCCCAACTCGGTCGGGCCAACAACAATCCGACCAGATTTTTCTTCTTGTTTACCAATGTTACTGTTCCCCAAGGTTCCACTATTGATTCCGCTTATATGGGTTTTACAGCTACCGGCTCGAACGCCGGAACCGTTAGCCTTCTTGTTGCTGCCCAAAACATTTCTTCCCCTACTGCCCCGGCAAGCGTGGACGAATTTACCACCTTTCAGGGCAACCTTACTTCGTCCACAATTCCCTGGACCAATCTGCCCTCGGTTGGTTGGGGAGTTGGGTTTACTTCTCCCGACTTTTCGACCATAATCGCAGAAATTGTCAATCGTCAAGATTGGGTTTCCGGAAACTCCATCCAGATTTTTATAAACGACAACAATTCTGCCGCCTGGTCAAATCGGACCGTGATAATGGGCAACCACACCGGCGCCGAGGCAAAACCATCTCTTGTCATTACTTATTCCGTTCCGGTTGTTATCCCCAACTCTCCCTCCTCCCTTTCTCAATATCGAAGCGATGGGTCAACGGCATTGGCCGCCGGAGAAACTACTCCCGAAAATCAAGTTGTTCTCAAATTTAGCATGGATTCGGAAAATTCTTCGGATACCCTGACTCCGGAAGTCGAAGTTCGGCAAATTGGTGTCTCTTTCGACGGCACCCCCAATTATTTTGGTCTACCCCTTGAGTATGTTGGACCAGCCGTGACCGGTTCTGTCCCGGTAACGGGCTTGACTTACGGTCAGTCCTATCACTGGCAATCCCGAATTACCAACTCGGCCGGTAGCAGCCCTTTTGTTGCCGCAGGTTCATCGCCGGATTTTATTGTTGGTCCCTTGGTTCCCACCACTTCGGACAATACCGATTCTTCCTGGCATAGTGGGATAGTCAGCGTCACCCTCACCTGCACTAACGTCGGTGGCCCGGGTTGTGCTTCCACTTACTACACCACCGATGGGTCAATCCCAAGTCTAAGCTCTTCTTCGGGAAACACCGTCAGTTTTTTCATGGACGGCGTTTATACCTTAAAATATTTTTCTACCGATACAAACGGTGTGGCTGAATCACCAAAAACCGCCTCAAATACCGTAAAAATAGATACCACCCCGCCAAGTGGCGGCAGTTTGAGTTACAATGACGGTTTTTACGTCAACCCCTCCGTTAGCTTTACGGCGGTCGATGGCACCGACTCGGGTTCCGGCATTGATACTTCAAGCCGGGTTTTCTATCGCCGCTTAGCCACCATGACTGATCAGATCTGTGGCTCCTATGGCTCCTGGTCAACTATCGATCTGTCAGGTACTTACCCAAATTATTCAGACGACACCGTAGTTTTGGGCAATTGTTACCAATATAAGTATGATGTCGGTGATAACCTGGCAAACGAGACAACTTATACATCAAACAACACCGCCAAAATCGAGGATATCGCTAATCTAACAGTTGCTAATTTTTCCAAAAGCATTGCTTCGGGATCTCACGACTGTCACCTAATTGTCGATACCTTTCACAACACCGAAACTACCGCTCAGTTAGGCAAAAGCAGTAACCAGTCTACCAATCACTTTTTTCTCTTTGAAAACGTTACTATCGCCCGGGGCACTAACTTAAGTTCTGCCAAGCTCAGACTAACTCTATCCGGATCAGGCGCCGATACCGTAAATGTCCGAATCAAAGCTGTCAACGCCGCTTCTCCTACTATACCCACCGATTCCGCCACCTTTTTGACAAAACAGGAGCAATTAACTAGCCAATATGTTGACTGGAGCGCCGTCCCTCTTGGCACTTTCGGCACCGGTATCACTTCTCCCGATCTAACTTCGGTCCTCCAAACGGTTATCAATCGGTCCGATTGGGTCTCTGGCAATTCAATTTTGTTATGGGTTGGTAACAATAATAGTACTACCTGGTCAACCTCCACCTTTTTCACCGCCGATTACACCGGCTCCGAGCCAAAGCCTACTTTGGATATTTCTTATGTGTATTCAAACTCCTCTCCGACCCCTCAAAACGATTCCATCGTTACCAATACCCAAGCCACTTTTAGTCCGCTCAGCAACGACACCGACCCCGACAATGATGTCCTGACGTTAGACTCGGTTTCCGCTCCGGGCCACGGCACAGCTGTTATCTCCGGCACTCAAATCATTTATACTCCCACCGCCGGATTTTTAGGCGATGACACCTTTACTTATACTGTCTCAGATGGCAACAATCACACCGCCCAGGCTTCAGTCAGTGTCGAAGTTTTAGCCAATCCGATTTATTACACCCTGTCTTTTACCGCCGACAAGTCAGCTGTCCCCAGTCTGTATTATCAGCAGTTGACCTATCTTGTCCATCTGGGCACAGTTGACGAGGCGACCGTAACAACCGGAGACACTACGGTTGTCAGTCACTATAGCTCCCTTACCGGCGACCTTTGGTTTACCTCCCCCCAAAATTCATTTGAGTTACTTATAAAAAATCCCTCAGATCCAACTGTATTTACGGTAAGCAAATCAGCCCTAAAAGACCACAAAAGCTTTGCCTGGTCGCACGGGATGGACGACAATGTTAATTTGGCGGCCCAAGTTGCCTTGCTCAATTCAAAAAACTGGCGGGGGACTTTTAATTTAATCGGCAATATCATTCAGGATGCCAGAAACGAAAGTTGGATCTATGACAAGCCCGTTTTGACCACCCTTCTTCAGCAGGGTTGGGCCTTAAGTAACCACACCTATAATCATCAGTGTGTGGGAGACCAAATTTCTGATCCGGAATTTATGGAAAACACCATTCTAAACGGCTATAACAAAATAATGGAAATCGTTAGTGCTTCATCAGTACCCGGTTACAAAGTCTTGGGATTTGCCGCCCCATGTTTTGTCTCTGCGTATGATGCCTATGTTCTGGCTATGAGAACGGCCGCCGCTACCAGTATAATGTACAACGAATCGCAATCAAACGGCCTTATGAGAATTGACCAAGATGCTGCCAGTTACAGCAATTCCGGTCGGGTCGCCTTGGCGGTTGATTCAGACACAATTAAAATCGGCCGGGATATGAGTATCGAGACCGATTATTCGGTAACCAATTCAATCATGGATTGGATGTCGGCCAACGCCTCTTCTTCACGTCATTTTTGGTTAAACACTCTGACTCACGGCAACAAAGAAGCCTCTCTGGGGCAGGTAATCGATCATGTTTACGACAACTATGGCCCCGGAGGATCAGACGAAGTCTGGGTGGCTCCGGCCACAGAAATCTACAGTTATTTTCTGGTCCGCGACAAAACTGTTCTCTCTACTCCGACCAGCGTCAATGTTGCCGACGGTTCCCCCCCGGCCATAACTAGTGTTTCACTGTCAGATTACGATAATAATAGTGCCTCTTTTACCTGGCACACTGACCTGCTCACCTCATCTAAAGTGGTTTTTGGTGTCAACAGTTCAGTTCCTTCTGCTACCGACGAAGAGGATATCTCAACCCGAGTTTATAATCATAGCGTCCAAATTGGCAGCCTGCTTTCTTGTACAAAATATTATTACCGGACTGTTTCCACCAGTGCTTATAGTGCCACCGGCCAAAGTAGCATTGCCAGTTTTATTACCACTGGCTGTCCCAATTCAGCTACGGTTTTAGATTCAAATATTCTCAGTGTTGCCGCAAATATTGGGGCAACTCAGTCCTTTTCCAACTCCGACGGCAGTTTAGTTGTCAATATTCCCTCCGGCTTTTCTCAATCAAATGCTACTTTCCAGGCGCTACAGCTAAACAAAGACCCGATCATCGCCTCAATTTCAGCACCATCCAATCATCAATTAATCGGAAATTTTCTAGTCCGGCTTTCTGCCCTTACATCTGCCTCCTCAACTATTTCCCAATTTGAGCTACCTCTTAGTATCACCCTGTCCTACGGAGCCGACGATGTTACAAATATCAATGAATCAGGTCTCAAAATATATCGTCACGATGGCTCTCTTTGGCACGAATTAGACAATTGCACTGTCAATCAAAACAGTCGCACGGTTACTTGCCAAACTTCCGATTTTTCCATTTTTGGCATTTTTGGCCCCCCTCTCCCGCCCTCTCCTACCCCTACTTTAACCCCCACTCCCACCTCAACGCCCACTTCTAGCCCTACCTCAACCGCGACTCCCGCGGCCAATTCGGCCACTACCAGTCAAGCCTCATCCAATGCCACTAATTCCGTTCCGGGTTGTTCCGACCCTCAGCCTGCTTCAATTCCCGATTTATTTCAAATCAATGTAACTGCCACTACTGCCAAATTATTTTTCACTCCCATTTCCGATACCACGGAATTCTATATCAGTTTTTCCGCTCTGCCAACAGCCGAAGACCATGGTGCCCGTGTCTCTCTGGCCCGTGAAGGTGTCCAAAATTTTACGGTTAACTCCCTTAAACCCAACACCACCTATTACTTCAAGCTTCGTGGGCAAAATGGCTGCCAGACCGGGGTGTGGAGCAACATAGTAAAAGCAAAAACTATCCAAAAGGATACCGGTAAACCCCAAACCTATTACAAAAAAACCACTATCTTGAAAAAAATCATTTCCAAAATTGTTTCAGTTATTAGCCCCAAAACACCCTCCAAAAATCCGGCTTCAAAACAATCACCTTCACCGCCCCCTTCCCTGGTAGTGGCCGATACACCTACCCCCAAGCCAGCCAAAACCCCCTTACCCCAAAAGACATGTTTCCTTTGGTGGTGTTGGTAG
- a CDS encoding HAD-IC family P-type ATPase produces MFPDEPGLSNEEVVKRQKQDGLNVLPEKPAASHLSILLEQLKSPLVYVLVIATVITLIIGHYTDAAIISLAVFINTILGYVQENRASDALRALKNYMTDRATVIRNGSRTQIDTSQIVVGDIVILDQGVKIPADGRLISANRLFIDEAILTGESLPAKKVKGDDVFMGTTISSGQAAMLVNAIGAKTKMGAIAGEIQEPEADTPLQRQLKSFSKQLAIVIGIITVYVFFLGILYQYSATEIFITSVALAVSSIPEGLLVSLTVVLSVGMQKILKQRGLVRKLSAAETLGGVTVICVDKTGTLTQGKMEVVDCIGNKADLAKQVLLANDLDDPMVISAFEWGRTIITDFVSEHHRLDSIPFSSKERFFVSLHRWSAGQNMVFVNGAPELVLGWTTLPQKEKDKILSTIDSLTLQGKRIIGFARKSTPLGKKSLVTADAKSKLTWIGLLAFSDPVRLGVKEALAQTISAGIKTLVITGDYAKTTEFVLHQLGIKVTKDEIIAGDELRNLTISQLAKKVKTIKLFARTTPDQKHAIVSALKKNGEIVAMMGDGVNDAPALHAADIGVVVGEATDVAKESADIILLDSNFSTVVRAIEEGRAMFENIRKIILYLLCDSFAEIIVVLGGIVSGLPLPVTAMQILWINLVSDGFPNLSLTIDPKRAGIMKEPPRCAKEKLVTPWMMSLIGFVSIVTGLTCLIVFSLTFRLTGDLVTARSMVFITLGLDSLVYVFSVRTLMIPFWKNNLFENKWLIVAVVAGLVLQILPFATPATRQFFNLAKLPLSYWLIALGLSIFMFFTVEIIKFIYHLSSGANRQQEYTPPVSLSV; encoded by the coding sequence ATGTTTCCCGACGAGCCAGGATTGTCAAATGAAGAAGTAGTCAAAAGACAAAAACAAGATGGTTTGAATGTATTACCGGAAAAACCTGCCGCTAGTCACCTCTCAATTTTACTCGAACAGCTAAAAAGTCCCTTAGTTTATGTCTTAGTTATCGCCACTGTTATTACTCTAATAATTGGCCACTATACTGATGCCGCCATCATCTCTTTGGCGGTCTTTATCAACACAATTTTGGGCTACGTTCAGGAAAATCGGGCTTCCGATGCGCTTAGAGCTCTCAAAAATTATATGACCGATAGGGCAACTGTTATCCGTAACGGAAGCAGAACCCAAATCGACACCTCCCAAATTGTTGTTGGCGACATTGTCATCCTTGATCAGGGTGTCAAAATACCGGCCGACGGCCGGTTAATATCGGCCAACCGTCTTTTTATTGACGAAGCTATTCTCACCGGTGAGAGCCTCCCTGCCAAAAAAGTTAAAGGTGATGATGTTTTTATGGGCACCACTATTTCTTCCGGCCAGGCGGCAATGTTGGTCAACGCTATTGGGGCAAAGACCAAAATGGGCGCCATCGCCGGAGAGATTCAGGAGCCGGAAGCAGATACCCCCCTCCAAAGACAATTGAAATCATTTAGCAAACAGTTAGCCATTGTCATCGGTATTATCACCGTTTATGTTTTTTTTCTGGGGATTTTATATCAATATAGCGCCACCGAAATTTTTATTACTTCTGTTGCCCTGGCGGTCTCGAGTATCCCCGAAGGTCTTTTGGTATCTCTTACCGTTGTCTTATCCGTGGGGATGCAAAAGATACTAAAACAGCGCGGTTTAGTCAGAAAATTATCAGCCGCCGAAACTCTTGGAGGAGTTACTGTGATTTGTGTTGACAAAACCGGCACCCTGACTCAGGGCAAAATGGAAGTCGTAGATTGTATTGGCAACAAAGCCGATTTGGCCAAACAAGTCCTCCTTGCAAACGATTTAGACGACCCCATGGTTATTTCTGCTTTCGAGTGGGGGAGAACTATTATTACCGATTTTGTTTCCGAGCATCATAGGCTAGACAGTATTCCTTTTTCCTCCAAAGAAAGGTTTTTTGTTAGTCTTCACCGCTGGTCTGCCGGTCAAAATATGGTCTTTGTCAATGGTGCCCCCGAATTGGTTCTGGGCTGGACAACTCTACCCCAAAAAGAAAAAGACAAAATATTATCCACGATTGATAGCCTTACCCTACAGGGAAAAAGAATTATCGGTTTTGCCCGCAAAAGTACCCCTCTTGGTAAAAAAAGCTTAGTCACGGCTGATGCCAAAAGCAAACTTACCTGGATTGGTCTTTTGGCTTTTTCCGATCCGGTTCGTTTGGGGGTAAAGGAAGCTTTAGCCCAAACCATTTCAGCCGGTATAAAAACTTTAGTAATTACGGGAGATTATGCCAAGACCACCGAATTTGTCCTCCATCAACTCGGGATAAAAGTAACCAAAGATGAAATCATTGCCGGTGATGAGTTACGAAACCTCACCATTAGCCAGTTAGCCAAAAAAGTCAAAACCATCAAATTGTTTGCCCGAACCACACCGGACCAAAAACACGCTATCGTTTCAGCGCTAAAGAAAAACGGGGAAATAGTTGCCATGATGGGTGATGGCGTCAATGATGCCCCGGCCCTTCACGCCGCCGATATCGGGGTGGTTGTCGGCGAGGCCACTGATGTGGCCAAAGAATCAGCCGACATCATTCTTCTTGATTCCAATTTTTCAACTGTGGTTAGAGCCATCGAAGAAGGTCGGGCTATGTTTGAAAATATCAGGAAAATTATCCTTTATCTTCTTTGCGACTCCTTTGCCGAAATAATCGTCGTTCTTGGCGGCATTGTTTCCGGCCTACCCCTTCCCGTCACCGCCATGCAAATTCTCTGGATAAATTTGGTATCAGACGGCTTCCCCAATTTGTCTTTAACCATCGACCCCAAAAGAGCCGGTATTATGAAAGAACCCCCCCGTTGCGCCAAAGAGAAGCTAGTCACTCCCTGGATGATGAGTTTGATTGGCTTTGTTAGCATTGTCACCGGTCTGACCTGTCTGATTGTTTTTTCCCTTACTTTCAGGCTAACAGGGGACTTGGTTACTGCCCGCTCAATGGTCTTTATCACCCTTGGTCTTGATTCCCTTGTCTATGTATTTTCAGTCAGAACCCTCATGATACCGTTTTGGAAAAACAACCTATTTGAAAACAAATGGCTAATAGTGGCCGTCGTGGCGGGTCTAGTTCTGCAGATTTTGCCATTCGCCACTCCGGCCACCCGACAGTTTTTCAATCTGGCAAAACTACCCCTATCCTATTGGCTGATAGCCCTGGGTCTTTCGATTTTTATGTTTTTTACGGTTGAAATTATAAAATTCATTTACCATTTAAGTTCCGGGGCCAATCGCCAACAAGAGTACACCCCGCCCGTTTCCTTATCCGTCTGA
- a CDS encoding RNA polymerase sigma factor, with translation MIDEDCQNLEDNELVALSLDDSRYFYCLMKRYEEKLARYVHRFTYLAEDDIDDIVQESFIRAYQHLNDCDCDLKFSSWLYRIVHNQAINFMKKNKQSIKIDFENDDEFVDWLIADTNIEKETIKSYFNDQVQTILQKLKPEYKEVLVLKFFEDKDYSEISDILQKPMGTVATLISRAKIQFKKIYEKEKKYQ, from the coding sequence ATGATCGATGAGGACTGTCAAAATTTAGAGGATAATGAATTGGTGGCGCTGTCTTTGGACGACAGCCGGTATTTTTACTGCCTAATGAAACGGTATGAAGAAAAACTGGCCCGGTATGTCCATCGATTTACCTACCTGGCGGAGGATGATATTGACGATATTGTCCAGGAGTCATTTATCAGAGCCTATCAGCATTTAAACGATTGTGACTGTGATTTGAAATTTAGCAGCTGGCTGTACCGGATAGTTCATAACCAGGCGATTAATTTTATGAAGAAAAACAAACAATCGATAAAAATAGACTTTGAAAATGATGATGAATTTGTGGACTGGCTAATAGCCGACACCAATATTGAAAAGGAAACTATAAAATCGTATTTTAACGATCAGGTCCAAACAATTTTGCAAAAGCTGAAACCGGAATATAAGGAGGTACTGGTGCTAAAGTTTTTTGAGGATAAAGACTATTCAGAAATTAGCGACATTTTACAAAAGCCAATGGGGACAGTGGCAACACTTATCTCCCGGGCAAAGATACAATTTAAAAAAATCTATGAAAAAGAAAAAAAATATCAGTGA
- a CDS encoding DUF4256 domain-containing protein: MKKNNAKEGKKISSSNFHNHKKLLLPDESQKLLDILQARFKTFPNRHPDLVWEKVLAKLEANLDKLLPLYEMEQSGGQPDVVGFNPGELIFYDCSPESPTERRNLCYDRQALESRKANKPRGNALDMAAIMGIEILTEDQYRQLQSLGVFDTKTSSWIKTPESIRKLGGAIFADRRYNHVFIYHNGAESYYGSRGFRGALKV, from the coding sequence ATGAAAAAAAATAATGCCAAAGAGGGTAAAAAAATAAGCAGCAGCAACTTTCATAACCACAAAAAATTACTCTTACCCGACGAAAGCCAAAAGTTACTCGATATTTTGCAGGCCCGTTTTAAGACTTTCCCGAATCGTCACCCGGATTTGGTCTGGGAAAAGGTTCTGGCAAAGTTGGAAGCTAACCTCGATAAGCTCCTCCCACTTTATGAAATGGAACAAAGCGGCGGTCAGCCGGATGTGGTGGGGTTTAACCCGGGGGAACTTATTTTTTATGATTGTTCTCCCGAAAGTCCCACAGAACGGAGAAACCTTTGTTACGACCGTCAGGCGCTCGAGTCTCGAAAAGCCAACAAGCCCCGGGGCAATGCCCTGGACATGGCGGCTATCATGGGGATTGAAATCTTAACGGAGGACCAATATCGTCAGCTGCAGTCACTTGGTGTCTTTGATACCAAAACTTCAAGTTGGATAAAAACACCCGAAAGTATCAGAAAACTTGGTGGTGCCATTTTTGCCGATCGCCGCTACAACCATGTTTTTATTTATCACAACGGGGCCGAATCTTATTATGGCTCAAGGGGGTTCCGCGGCGCTCTTAAAGTCTAG
- a CDS encoding SOS response-associated peptidase: MCGRYAFYPGQDFFDRFSLDPKDEGGLDLQANFNVSPGQFMPIITSGERGNHFSLMRWGLVPSWAKDSKIGFRMINARADTVSVKPSYRSAFRRQRCLVPASGFYEWETKNKKKTPFYYTLKDQPLLAFAGLWEEWTDPNGVKLQTYTIITTDSNQLISPIHDRMPVILKPQSEKTWLDDKTSPDSLLALLKPFSPSSMLSTQVSDRLNRSSENDPRLIKPVS; encoded by the coding sequence ATGTGTGGGCGATATGCCTTTTATCCCGGCCAAGATTTTTTTGACAGGTTTTCTCTTGATCCCAAAGACGAGGGGGGATTGGATTTACAGGCTAATTTCAACGTTTCTCCCGGTCAGTTTATGCCCATTATCACCTCCGGGGAAAGGGGCAATCATTTCTCTCTTATGCGCTGGGGTTTGGTCCCATCCTGGGCCAAAGATTCCAAAATAGGCTTTAGGATGATCAACGCCCGGGCAGATACGGTTTCTGTTAAGCCTTCTTATCGGAGTGCCTTTCGCCGCCAACGCTGTCTGGTTCCCGCCAGTGGTTTTTATGAATGGGAAACAAAAAACAAAAAGAAAACCCCCTTTTATTACACTCTCAAAGATCAGCCGCTTCTAGCCTTTGCCGGTCTTTGGGAAGAATGGACAGATCCAAACGGTGTCAAACTTCAAACTTATACTATTATTACGACTGACTCAAATCAGCTTATCAGCCCCATTCACGACCGTATGCCGGTAATTTTAAAACCCCAGAGCGAGAAAACATGGCTCGATGATAAAACATCTCCGGACTCTCTTTTAGCTCTTTTAAAGCCCTTTTCGCCCTCTTCCATGCTCTCCACCCAAGTCTCCGATCGTCTCAATCGTTCCTCTGAAAATGATCCCCGTCTAATCAAACCGGTTTCTTAG
- a CDS encoding excalibur calcium-binding domain-containing protein, with amino-acid sequence MPKEKNVDVSEKSPSKFQTLRGNRKTRLWFIGALLVIVAILFIFFEKLRLVLVIAFVALLGAFGLEFSQNDWDLGKLWQTKSFEQSKVTRDSAGNILFDKFGEITTDSSKGKKADEYNCDDFSTQPEAQKFFLKVGGVGNDVNRLDGNKDGDACESLPQGNK; translated from the coding sequence ATGCCAAAAGAAAAAAATGTCGATGTAAGTGAAAAAAGTCCCTCAAAATTTCAAACGCTCCGCGGAAACCGCAAGACCAGATTGTGGTTCATCGGCGCTCTTCTTGTTATCGTTGCTATTCTTTTTATATTTTTCGAAAAACTAAGACTGGTATTGGTAATTGCCTTTGTCGCTTTATTGGGGGCTTTTGGCCTTGAATTTTCTCAAAACGATTGGGATTTGGGAAAACTTTGGCAAACAAAATCATTTGAGCAATCAAAGGTTACCAGGGATTCTGCCGGCAACATTTTATTTGATAAATTTGGTGAAATTACCACCGATTCTTCAAAAGGCAAGAAAGCCGATGAGTATAATTGTGACGATTTTTCCACTCAGCCCGAAGCCCAAAAGTTCTTTCTAAAAGTCGGTGGTGTCGGTAACGACGTAAATAGGTTGGACGGCAACAAAGATGGTGATGCCTGCGAGAGTTTGCCCCAAGGAAACAAGTAA